Proteins encoded in a region of the Planococcus shixiaomingii genome:
- a CDS encoding 3-hydroxybutyryl-CoA dehydrogenase has product MAIQNVMVIGAGQMGSGIAQVCAQAGFNVKLNDMKQEAFDRGIATITKNLSRNVEKGRMTEEEKMAVLGRISSSLDLKDAHDADIVIEAAVENMEIKHSIFKTLDEVAPKHAILASNTSSLPITEIAAATNRPEQVIGMHFMNPVPVMKLVEIIRGLATTDEVYKTVEEMTLKLSKTPVECNDFPGFVSNRILMPMINEAIFTLQEGVATKEAIDDIMRLGMNHPMGPLQLADFIGLDTCLYIMEVLHDGFGDSKYRPSPLLRQYVKAGWLGKKTGRGFYEYS; this is encoded by the coding sequence ATGGCGATTCAAAACGTAATGGTGATCGGAGCCGGCCAAATGGGTTCCGGCATTGCACAAGTTTGTGCACAAGCAGGCTTTAACGTAAAACTGAACGACATGAAACAAGAAGCATTTGACCGTGGAATTGCCACGATTACTAAAAACTTATCCCGAAATGTTGAAAAAGGGCGCATGACAGAAGAAGAAAAAATGGCTGTTCTTGGCCGTATTTCTTCTTCCCTTGATTTGAAAGATGCGCACGACGCGGACATCGTTATTGAAGCCGCAGTTGAAAACATGGAAATCAAACACAGCATTTTCAAAACGCTTGATGAAGTTGCACCAAAGCACGCAATCCTGGCATCGAATACATCGTCACTGCCAATTACTGAAATTGCGGCGGCGACGAACCGTCCTGAACAAGTTATCGGTATGCATTTCATGAACCCGGTTCCAGTTATGAAACTGGTCGAAATTATTCGGGGTCTTGCTACAACAGATGAAGTTTATAAAACAGTGGAAGAAATGACTTTGAAATTATCTAAAACGCCGGTGGAATGCAATGACTTCCCAGGATTTGTTTCCAACCGCATCTTGATGCCGATGATCAACGAAGCGATTTTCACGCTGCAAGAAGGCGTTGCGACGAAAGAAGCCATTGATGACATCATGCGTTTAGGCATGAACCATCCAATGGGGCCATTGCAACTTGCCGACTTTATCGGTTTGGATACATGCCTTTACATCATGGAAGTGCTTCATGACGGCTTTGGCGACAGCAAATACCGTCCAAGTCCGCTTTTGCGCCAGTACGTAAAAGCAGGATGGCTTGGCAAGAAAACGGGACGCGGATTCTATGAGTACAGTTAA
- a CDS encoding acetyl-CoA C-acetyltransferase produces MAKTVILDGARTAFGKFGGNLSTLSASELGAAAIKEAMSRAGIQPEDVQEVIMGNVLQAGQGQIPSRQAAKKAGIPYNVKSETINKVCASGMRSVTLAHQIIRLGDEEVIVAGGMESMSNAPYYLPKGRWGLRMGDAQVVDGMVHDGLSCSFHPERVHMGTYGNATAETFGLTREAQDEWSARSHERAIKAKELFAEEIAPIEIPQKKGDPITVDFDEAPRANSTIDALAKLKPAFGADGTITAGNAPGINDGAVALVLMSEERALREGKQPLAHILAHTEIAIEPHRFPETPGIVINELLKKTGKSLDEVDLFEINEAFAAVALASSKIAELDAEKVNVNGGSVALGHPIGASGSRIILTLAYELKRRGGGVGIAAICSGGGQGDAIMIEVPKQEAN; encoded by the coding sequence ATGGCAAAAACAGTAATTCTTGACGGAGCACGTACGGCGTTCGGTAAATTCGGCGGCAACTTAAGCACTTTATCAGCAAGCGAGCTTGGAGCAGCAGCGATCAAAGAAGCGATGAGCCGTGCAGGCATCCAGCCGGAAGATGTACAAGAAGTAATCATGGGGAACGTATTGCAGGCAGGCCAAGGGCAAATTCCTTCACGCCAAGCCGCAAAAAAAGCGGGAATTCCATACAACGTAAAATCGGAAACAATAAATAAAGTATGCGCTTCAGGAATGCGAAGTGTAACACTGGCCCACCAAATCATCCGGTTGGGTGATGAAGAAGTTATCGTAGCAGGCGGCATGGAATCAATGTCAAACGCGCCTTATTATTTGCCAAAAGGCCGCTGGGGACTGCGCATGGGAGATGCACAAGTAGTTGATGGCATGGTGCATGACGGACTGTCTTGTTCATTCCATCCCGAACGCGTCCACATGGGGACTTATGGCAACGCCACAGCTGAAACTTTCGGATTGACGCGGGAAGCACAAGATGAATGGTCTGCCCGTTCACATGAACGCGCCATAAAAGCGAAAGAACTGTTTGCTGAAGAAATTGCGCCGATTGAAATTCCGCAAAAGAAAGGCGATCCAATTACAGTCGATTTTGATGAAGCGCCGCGTGCGAATTCAACAATTGATGCGTTGGCAAAACTAAAGCCGGCATTTGGAGCAGATGGCACGATTACTGCCGGAAATGCACCAGGCATCAACGACGGAGCAGTAGCACTTGTTTTGATGAGCGAAGAGCGTGCACTTAGAGAAGGCAAACAGCCGCTTGCGCACATTTTGGCTCACACGGAAATAGCGATTGAACCTCATCGTTTCCCTGAAACGCCGGGAATCGTCATCAACGAACTTTTGAAAAAGACTGGAAAATCACTAGATGAAGTCGATCTTTTTGAAATAAACGAAGCATTTGCGGCAGTAGCGCTTGCAAGTTCGAAAATTGCAGAACTGGATGCAGAAAAAGTGAACGTCAACGGCGGTTCGGTAGCACTTGGCCACCCGATTGGCGCAAGCGGCTCACGCATCATTTTAACGTTGGCGTATGAATTAAAACGCCGAGGCGGCGGTGTCGGCATCGCAGCGATTTGTTCAGGCGGCGGACAAGGCGACGCTATTATGATTGAAGTTCCAAAACAGGAGGCAAACTGA
- a CDS encoding (Fe-S)-binding protein yields MEPLLIANWVLFLAVTAYAVFLFLYLLKTRYDFIKLGKKVEFEENFKERLRKVMVNVFGQKKLMKDKKSGTIHVMFFYGFLLVQASAIDFIIKGLVPGAHLPLGPLYPAFTFFQEIVTLVILVAVVWAFYRRYIEKLVRLKRGWKSGLVLIFIGGLMVSVLVGNGMAMIWHGHEAAWTEPIASAIAAAFSWMPVAAAAAVFYVMWWAHLLFLLTFLVYVPQSKHAHLIFGPVNTWFHRVDHVGRLKPINFEEMEDSEDEEAMPSFGVGKITDFNQGQMIDFYACVECGRCTNMCPATNTGKMLSPMDLITKLRDNLTNTGAVMTKQKPWVPALAFNNTKGNQLAMAAGAEGISIDELYSPSLIGDVITEEEIWACTTCRNCEDQCPVMNEHVDKIIDLRRYLVMTEGKMDKDAQRAMTNIEKQGNPWGLNRKEKENWRDAAPEVSIPTVKEMNKAGEEFEFLFWVGSMGSFDSRSQKIAVSFARLMNEAGVKFAILGNKEKNSGDTPRRLGNEFLFQELATANIQEFEKAGITKIVTIDPHAYNIFKNEYPDFGYKAEVYHHTEMLFELVQDGRLKPQFPVNEKITFHDSCYLGRYNDVYDAPREILKAIEGVELVEMVRSRQDAMCCGAGGGLMWMEEDKGHRINVARTEQALVVNPTIISSGCPYCLTMLSDGTKAKEVEETVGTYDVAELLEMAVFGKQSPELVEAIVQ; encoded by the coding sequence ATGGAGCCATTGCTCATCGCAAACTGGGTTTTATTTTTAGCTGTAACCGCTTACGCAGTTTTCCTGTTTCTTTACTTATTGAAGACCAGGTATGACTTCATAAAGCTTGGTAAGAAAGTGGAGTTTGAAGAAAACTTCAAAGAGCGTCTCCGCAAAGTCATGGTGAACGTTTTTGGCCAGAAGAAATTGATGAAAGACAAGAAGAGCGGAACGATACACGTCATGTTCTTCTATGGTTTTTTGCTTGTCCAAGCGAGTGCCATTGATTTCATCATCAAAGGTTTGGTTCCAGGGGCGCATTTGCCGCTTGGGCCGCTTTACCCGGCATTCACGTTTTTCCAGGAAATTGTAACGTTAGTCATTTTGGTAGCCGTCGTTTGGGCATTCTACAGACGCTATATTGAAAAGCTTGTCCGCCTGAAGCGCGGATGGAAGTCCGGCCTTGTCTTGATTTTCATCGGTGGTTTGATGGTTTCCGTTCTTGTAGGGAACGGGATGGCAATGATTTGGCATGGCCATGAAGCAGCCTGGACAGAGCCGATTGCTTCTGCAATCGCAGCAGCGTTCTCATGGATGCCGGTTGCAGCAGCAGCGGCAGTGTTCTACGTCATGTGGTGGGCACATTTATTGTTCTTGCTGACATTCTTGGTCTACGTCCCGCAATCAAAGCACGCACATTTGATTTTCGGACCAGTCAATACATGGTTCCACCGCGTGGACCACGTTGGCCGCCTAAAACCGATCAACTTCGAAGAAATGGAAGACTCAGAAGACGAAGAGGCAATGCCTTCATTTGGTGTCGGGAAAATTACCGATTTCAACCAAGGGCAGATGATCGACTTTTATGCTTGCGTAGAATGCGGCCGCTGCACGAATATGTGTCCAGCTACCAACACAGGCAAAATGCTTTCGCCGATGGACTTGATTACGAAACTGCGCGATAACTTAACAAATACAGGCGCAGTAATGACAAAACAAAAACCATGGGTGCCTGCACTGGCATTCAATAATACAAAAGGCAACCAGTTGGCAATGGCCGCTGGAGCTGAAGGCATTTCAATCGACGAGCTTTATAGCCCAAGCCTGATCGGCGACGTCATCACAGAAGAAGAAATTTGGGCATGCACAACTTGCCGCAACTGTGAAGACCAATGCCCGGTAATGAACGAGCACGTTGATAAAATCATCGACCTTCGCCGTTACCTTGTTATGACTGAAGGGAAAATGGATAAAGATGCACAGCGCGCGATGACAAACATCGAAAAGCAGGGGAACCCCTGGGGGCTTAACCGCAAAGAAAAAGAAAACTGGAGAGATGCAGCTCCTGAAGTCAGCATCCCGACAGTTAAAGAAATGAACAAAGCAGGCGAAGAATTCGAGTTCCTGTTCTGGGTTGGGTCAATGGGTTCATTCGATAGCCGCTCACAAAAAATTGCGGTATCATTTGCTCGTTTGATGAACGAAGCAGGCGTAAAATTCGCGATTCTAGGCAATAAAGAAAAGAACTCCGGAGATACGCCGCGCCGCCTAGGGAACGAATTCTTGTTCCAAGAGCTTGCGACTGCAAACATCCAGGAATTTGAAAAAGCGGGAATCACCAAAATCGTGACAATCGATCCGCACGCTTATAACATTTTCAAAAACGAATATCCGGATTTCGGATACAAAGCAGAAGTGTATCACCATACGGAAATGCTGTTTGAGCTTGTGCAAGACGGAAGACTGAAACCGCAATTCCCGGTTAATGAAAAAATAACGTTCCACGATTCTTGTTACCTTGGCCGTTACAACGACGTTTACGACGCACCACGCGAAATACTAAAAGCGATCGAAGGCGTAGAGCTGGTCGAAATGGTCCGCAGCCGCCAAGATGCAATGTGCTGTGGAGCTGGCGGCGGTTTAATGTGGATGGAAGAAGACAAAGGCCACCGCATCAACGTAGCGCGTACTGAACAAGCATTAGTCGTCAACCCGACAATTATTTCGTCCGGCTGCCCGTATTGCTTGACGATGTTGTCAGATGGAACAAAAGCAAAAGAAGTTGAAGAAACAGTCGGCACTTACGACGTAGCAGAACTATTGGAAATGGCGGTCTTCGGCAAACAATCGCCGGAACTGGTAGAAGCAATCGTCCAATAA